A genomic window from Solanum dulcamara chromosome 11, daSolDulc1.2, whole genome shotgun sequence includes:
- the LOC129872820 gene encoding protein TAB2 homolog, chloroplastic has product MACLSFSPSRMRHPLLQTYKPISNLTCLTEFPFQSLAKSPKYKLKSVHLPSCSVSEASISSTLEEEEEDDDDDPTAELLYLDPEIDPQSISEWELDFCSRPILDIRGKKLWELLVCDNSLSLQYTKYFPNNVINSITLKDALVSICDDLGLPLPDKIRFFRSQMQTIITRACNELGIKPVPSKRCLSLVLWLEDRYETVYTRHPGFQKGAKPLLALDNPFPMELPENLYGEKWAFVQLPVSAVREEVSNLETRLAFGSSLDLDLLGIEIEDNTLIPGLAVASSRAKPLAAWMNGLEVCSIEADVAKASLILSVGISTCYIYATYKKNPVSTSEAEAWEAAKKACGGLHFLAIQNDLNSDDCLGFWLLLDLPPPPV; this is encoded by the exons ATGGCTTGTCTAAGCTTCAGTCCATCAAGAATGAGACACCCTTTACTTCAAACTTATAAACCCATTTCTAACTTGACTTGTTTAACTGAATTCCCCTTTCAATCGCTTgcaaaatcaccaaaatataagcTCAAGTCTGTTCATCTTCCATCATGTTCAGTTTCTGAAGCTTCTATTTCATCTActttggaagaagaagaagaagatgatgatgatgatcccACTGCTGAACTACTGTATCTTGACCCTGAAATTGATCCTCAGAGCATATCTGAGTGGGAATTGGATTTTTGCTCAAGACCAATTCTTGATATTAGAGGGAAAAAGTTATGGGAGCTTCTTGTTTGTGATAATTCCCTCTCCCTTCAGTATACCAAATATTTTCCTAATAATGTTATCAATAGTATCACTTTGAAAGATGCTTTAGTATCCATATGTGATGACTTAGGGCTCCCCTTACCTGATAAAATTCGATTCTTCAG gtCACAAATGCAGACAATTATTACTAGAGCTTGCAATGAACTTGGCATCAAACCTGTTCCTAGCAAACGG TGCTTATCACTTGTCCTTTGGCTTGAAGACCGCTATGAAACTGTTTATACTCGCCATCCTGGTTTTCAAAAAGGAGCCAAGCCACTTCTTGCACTTGACAATCCTTTTCCAATGGAACTTCCTGAGAATCTGTATGGAGAAAAGTGGGCTTTTGTCCAGTTGCCCGTTTCAG CTGTTCGTGAGGAAGTATCTAACCTGGAGACTAGGTTGGCTTTTGGCTCAAGTTTAGACTTGGATCTTCTGGGGATCGAAATTGAGGACAACACATTGATTCCCGGACTAGCGGTTGCATCCTCACGTGCAAAACCATTAGCAG CTTGGATGAATGGCTTGGAAGTCTGTTCGATTGAAGCTGATGTTGCCAAAGCTTCCTTAATTTTGTCCGTGGGTATCTCTACCTGCTACATTTATGCCACTTACAAGAAAAACCCTGTATCCACAAGTGAAGCTGAAGCTTGGGAAGCAGCAAAGAAAGCCTGTGGAGGTTTGCACTTCCTTGCTATTCAAAATGACCTGAATTCAGATGATTGTCTTGGATTCTGGCTTCTATTAGACCTGCCACCTCCTCCTGTATAA